Within the Vigna angularis cultivar LongXiaoDou No.4 chromosome 10, ASM1680809v1, whole genome shotgun sequence genome, the region cataCTTGAGAATACGAACAGTTAATCCAATACTTATTCATCATGCTACAATTGTATAAAAACCAATTCCAcataactaaaacaaaacagACCGTTTTTAACTTTATTGGCCAGATATGTTTTTGGAAGGAAGAATTGATTCTCATAGTTTTCCAAACACAGTAATCATTAGATGCAAGCACCGTCAAACAAATATGCTCAATTAATCGTCATTTTCCATATAAATCTCATACTATATAGTAGCTGAATGATTAGGTTACATTCACATATAGATGAATTGAATTGATAACAATGGATTCTTGAATATCGTTTTACCATCCCCCGAGTATGTACATGTACATACATTAGAGCTGAGATAATCAAAGGTAAAAACGCACTGCATTTCAACAAACCTTCCGAATATTTAAACATAGAACCATAAAAATTACACTTGTTCCTGGTGTACCGTGGCTGGTCCTGGTGCTATTGCGAACTGTAGACCTCTACGCTGCCCAGATTGCAGAACAAAAGCAACTTGGGTTGCCGCTAGTGCTGCAGCTTCCTGCTTCacaatataatacaaaaatgtAAGAAATTACATACAAGGGAGAAAATCCCACTGCATGTATTGCAGTTTCCCAGATGCACATGAACACGAACATTGGATGCAACCCAAAATGAAACCATATATAGCATTACTATTCTGAAAATAATGGACTGACTAAGAAAATCAgaacaaatattaataactataaTGAATACTGACTTGTCTCTGTCGTCGACGCTGCAGAATACTGATTGCCCAGGCCATAATGTAGCAAGGTAATAAAAATCCAGCCGCTCGAAGCAAGAAAAGCTGAAGAGAATTGTGAGCTAATTAGGTTTGGCTCCAGATGCATTTGAAATCAACACATAATGGGACATATGAACAACTTAAAGAAACTAAAGTCACTTACAGAGAAAAAATTGGATGGATCATCGTCAGAAGAATCACTATCCGAGACAGAAAGTGCATGCCGCAAGAGGAGAAGAGCCATTAACTGATCCAAAAGAAGAGTTAGGCTTTAAATCATGTCCACATACTAGCTTGTTCACATTATAAAGCATAACAAATGCACGTCAAGTATATAACAGCACTAAATGAAACGAAGCTTCATCATTTTATGGCAACGTTTGGTCCAGCTTATTTTGGGCTTCATCTTTCCTCAATAACAGCTATTTATAAACACAATAAATAGCTCTAGAAAATCAAAAGACCTTTTTTCaatgaagaaaacaagaaaaacttttacataaattaattttaggaaCTTCTCTAATATTGCTTCCACTTGTCAAGATCAAGCCACATAATGAAACTTAACTTAAAAGTAACTTTTAGGacttaaaaattaatcaaattttcaaacagctTTAACCTAAATTTAACTCAGGTTTTGAAGATCCAAAAAGTGCTCAGTCAATCACTCCCCAACCCCATATCCAATGTGCTATCCATTACCATAGCACAATCATATTTGGTAGAAAGAAACACGGGGTTAGTGCCTTACAATTAAAGCAGCTGAGCGGCAGAATGCAGCCCCACTGGCATTGGAAGCAGCATACTCATCATATTCAGCATCCAAGAATTGACGTTCTGCCTCTGCAATTGCCAAGAGCCGAGGATCACGCAAGTCCAAAGGTGTGCCAGATATTGTCCAGCCACCTCTGCAAGAATATTGACAACTTGTTAAGGAGACGAGCTtcaattttttacaaataaggCATGATGGCCACGATGCAACttacaaaaataacaatacaCATAAAATGTAATGGAAAACCATTatttacaaaatgaaaatttcagcTTACCCTATATCAATGGTAGTTTCTTCAGGGTTAGGACGAGGAGGTGGTGCAGTATACCCAGGTTGATAAGGCTGAGTGTTACATGCATAAAAAGGAGGAAATAATTCccatcaaattaagcacaaaaTATAATTGCAAGGATTCCAGTAAGACACGGGACAGCCACCATTTGGTTCAATCCAAAAGGTGAAATTAATAGAAGTAATCTGAACAATATACaatctaaaaatacaaaattatatattctagaCCATGAATAATGTTTTCCCTCCCCCTCCAAAAGCAGGGAAGTTATGGAACAAGGTGTACAGTACAAATGCATCCACGTAGAGGCCAGCTAAAACTCCAGAATATCTTGAATTGCAATGCAAGATGCCCATGTTTGGTACATGGGTATCAGGCATCGCATCTCAACTCCCATCCAAGAACTTGAACGAATCTCAAATTCAACACAATTAAGAGTCAAGACAACCTTTTTGTAATATATTGATAGTTCAACCTTTCATAAAAAAGTGTAGGAATATAAAATGGTtttaaatcaagaaaataaatacaatttttttttaaatccatgCATGTTACACTTATTGTTGCTGCAGGAAGGCCACGCCAATGGCTTGTTTATTTAAAGGAAAAAGGGATGGCTGTGTCATAAAGGAGAGAAGTCAGTAGTTAGAAATGCAGTTGTAAGTTATTGTTCTCAAATCAGTGGGCATGAGATGACTAGATTCCAGTTCATGGAGGACATGTAAGCAGAGGGTGTTAAAAGCAGAACAAAGTAAATATGACAGTTAAGGTTATAGGAGGAGTAACTATTTTCTTATGGATTTTGGCTATTAGCTCAGGGTAAGATCTTAAACAGGACTTGTCCTGATTATCTTTACTTATTTCAATACCATATCCAATGTCTCAGTGAAATTAGTAAGTTAATCAAGCACACATATACTTCATCAACCTGTCGATGCACCCTCATAGGCAGAAAAATAATCTTTTGTGAGAAAAATTTTATGGGGCCCCCTTCTAGGTCCAACTAATAAAGCTATACACTTAAAATAAGCTCTCCTATCATTTCCCATCATCATACCTGATGACATATCTCACAAGTAATGTCTCCTTTCTCATCACACCAATGCTGAACACACTTTCTGTGAGCATACTGCACAAAACCAAAAGGTAACAGTTCAAGAATTAGGAATACTGAACGAGAGGTGAAAAATGAAACTGAACCTGACACATATAACAATATTCCTCCTCCCTTCTTTCTCATTCCTCTATAGAAGCTGTCTATATTAATGCATTTACCAGAAAATAAAGAATACAGAGCATTTTCTCATATGAATAATTAGCTGTCATTTGTCAATAAAACATGGAACTAATCTACAAACAAagtaaagtaataaaataagagaCTGTTTGTCTTTCGGTTAGGAGCCACCCAACAAATGTTCAAAAAGCCTCGTTTGATTTTTTGGACCAATTTGTAAACAGAGATTTGCTTCGACTTTGccttcaaattttgaaaacttaaatcaaaacaaacaataagaACGCAAAAATCATATCCCATTTAAAATCTCATGAACATGTATGGACCAGGGCAGCATCTAGTCTAGGAAAAGAAAACAGTGCATATACATAACAGAGTCACAAAACTAAAATCCTTCTACCCAAGTCAAAGCAAACATCTGCTCAGTAACTACCATCAACACAAAAATCAACTTATAAATATCACCCCATAAAAATAGTTTTCCACATTGAACGATCATTTAACCTACAACATAACTTCTAAATCCAAAGCGCAGAAATCATTATaactaacaaaatagaattaaacttttctttctaacttttcttttcccacaaaacaaatttaaaattcaaaataaaaaaagaaaaatcccaAAGACACAAATTGATACCTTAAGACTGCCGCTACAGGCGCAGGGCGTTTCCAAATTGGAAACGCCGTCCTCCTCCTGGCAGATGCGGCACTCCGCCATCTGGATCAGCGGCTCCTCCTCATCACCTCCCTCCTCGACGCGATCCTCCGCCGGAGCGGTGCCGGAACTCCCGGCGACGGATGTGGTGGCATCCGCGGCAGCGGGAGACGGAGAGGGCTCGGAGGGAAGCTGCGCCGGCTGTGCCACCGGGTCAACGGGGACAGGGCGCGCGAGACGGTCAACGAACAGCACCAAGTGATCGCTCATTGGAAAAACGAAACCCAAATCAAAACCCTAAcgaaagaaaagcaaagaaaaaaaaacgcaATTTCAGATCGAACAACACAGACGCAATAGAAAAAATTAGGGGAAATCGTGGAATCGCACGAGGCAGAGCAGATCTCGAGGTTCCACGAAAAAGCGAGAGAACATCTTACCGGAAAATGGAAATTgcgagaaagagagagaaatgcAATTGAAACTGCGTTTTGTGTTATGTTATGTTTATGCTATGTTGCGTTGTTGCGCGTTTTGTTCCTcttgttttttgtattttatcttttcttttatattaaattttgggTCTGAAAAGTTTGCTTGAAAAATGGATAAAGGAAAGTAGGGACTAAGGAAGATACTGTGTTATGCCAGTGCCACGCTTGAGAAATTCAACGTTATCGACACACGTGTAAAGGGTCCTTTTCGTCATTGACGCGTCTTATGCCTTGCCGCTAAACGACCGTTTCGTTTGCTCCGTTCTTACCGAGTCTTTTTTATTGTGTCGTTATTTCCACAGTTACGGTCTTTGACGAAAATATCAGATAAATCTGACTTTTGAACAATTAagtaacttaattttttattcgttgcaaattatttattaataaaaagagtataaaaaattacttcaaATACATCATACTCTATTTTCAAGTGTTATGTGTATGCtttctttgatttatttaaaataaataaagctaCGGTCAAAAGCGTAACACTTTAATTAATTAcagataagttttttttttcaaaatcgtcaatataaaaaattattaaattttatcatgcaATATGATGTTTATATTGAATGATAGTATAAGAAAACTTATGTACACTCtgcttaaaaaatacaaatatatatatatatatatatatatatattgtttggtattaatatgataaataaataaataagtgtaaTGATAAAATATCTGAAGTTGTTTAATAGAAATAGTTATATAGGAAAATATTCAATgaagataaatgaaatattaaaatattattagtttctaccatttaaacattttcaaacaagtATTAACTAACATTAATGGACATGTTGAAGGATATAGGCTTGTAGAGACCTATATTTTGCACTGTCGTAAATAActcctttaattatattttaaatcacaaaattattattaccttaTCTATacaacaaattaataaaaagaacattgaaaataaactatttaCGTAATAAAAGCGATTAGACATATGACTA harbors:
- the LOC108336050 gene encoding uncharacterized protein LOC108336050 isoform X2; its protein translation is MSDHLVLFVDRLARPVPVDPVAQPAQLPSEPSPSPAAADATTSVAGSSGTAPAEDRVEEGGDEEEPLIQMAECRICQEEDGVSNLETPCACSGSLKYAHRKCVQHWCDEKGDITCEICHQPYQPGYTAPPPRPNPEETTIDIGGGWTISGTPLDLRDPRLLAIAEAERQFLDAEYDEYAASNASGAAFCRSAALILMALLLLRHALSVSDSDSSDDDPSNFFSLFLLRAAGFLLPCYIMAWAISILQRRRQRQEAAALAATQVAFVLQSGQRRGLQFAIAPGPATVHQEQV
- the LOC108336050 gene encoding uncharacterized protein LOC108336050 isoform X1; the encoded protein is MSDHLVLFVDRLARPVPVDPVAQPAQLPSEPSPSPAAADATTSVAGSSGTAPAEDRVEEGGDEEEPLIQMAECRICQEEDGVSNLETPCACSGSLKYAHRKCVQHWCDEKGDITCEICHQPYQPGYTAPPPRPNPEETTIDIGGGWTISGTPLDLRDPRLLAIAEAERQFLDAEYDEYAASNASGAAFCRSAALILMALLLLRHALSVSDSDSSDDDPSNFFSLFLLRAAGFLLPCYIMAWAISILQRRRQRQQEAAALAATQVAFVLQSGQRRGLQFAIAPGPATVHQEQV